One Pectinophora gossypiella chromosome 10, ilPecGoss1.1, whole genome shotgun sequence genomic window, TATTAAGTAGCTTATCTTCTACGCAGATGGGACTGCGCAAGAAGCAGTCGCCGGAGGCGTAGGTGGTGATGGTGTAGCTGTAGACGGTACTACTGGAGTTACGAGTGCTGAAGCTGGAGGTGGAGGTGGTGATGGCACAGCTGCTATTCGGGACCATGGACGTATTTTTACTGATGATGTTGGAATTGCTGCTGCTCCTGAACTTAATGGTGGTGGTGCGTCGCGACACGGGCCATCTTTTAGACCGCCACCGAATAGTTGTCGAAGTTCGCGGTTTTCGGGAGTTGCTGGAGTATGCATTCCCGGGTTATATAATACCATCCCGAAAATATTTTGCAAACAACTTGCTGCTGTCAATATATAAGCAAACCAAGGCCGAAACACTGGAACGACTCCATCTGGAAGCTCCATCAGTGTGCCTTACGGTACGATATGTGGTCATCCTCAGCAAACAATTCGTTTCTGGCCGTAACTGGTGCTTCAGCGcgaatactcacttcatataCATAACTCATCACGcagcagtgaatgtaaatagaCAGTTTGGTTATCCATAGTTGTGTTTTAGAGTTTCAATTTCAAGTGTGAAATTCTTCTTCGTACTGGTGTAGCAGCGGATTTCAGGCATTACTTTACGACTTGGCTAGTATAGACGGCCTATACATAATGgaaaagaaaactaaattaaattcgAATGAAAGAAAAGAGGGAATTCAAGGTAAGTTGATTGAGAAATGCTACTCAAGCAAGTATCATTACGTTGACTCTGTCAGCTGTAAGTCCATATGCGTAGTAGATACGAACTATGAACTGAGGCAACGTGAGGAATTGTTAGAATGTATAGAATGGAGGGATGATTTAAAGAAAGGCTGTGTCAAAAATTATGACTCTCTTGTATTAGTCAGAGGCGAAGGGAGTATGATACTCATTCATCGAACATGCATTGCCAtttttcaactgctttaagaaagtagttaaacaaaaactttacaaaaaaggttattataaagttagtgattatttagaagatatgaatgcatgggattaactgtctgagaactgatattaggcagctaaattactcaattgtatatcaatattttatgtttatttttatttttttttaaagaatgtctagggccctgtgccgaggtttttcttgcagcttcttttccccggctatacaggttgtgagaagctgcagtagttttaggcggatgagacgttcgttatgtaaaaattgacgattcaaagtgtaactatgttacctactgaataaagatatttttgaatttgaatttgaattctcgAGAAAGATCAAAAGACTTGCATTTTGAGAGAGATTTATTTTGGCAGCAGAATCGGTCGTGTCAAAGAAATAGCAGACGCATATAACATTACCACTAAGGTATCATTAGCGGTAAGTGACAATGGCGCTAATTAAAACGCGCCATTATTACTGATTTAGACTGGAAATACTTCCCATGCTACGCACACAGCCTGAATCTGGCTGTTAAACGCGTAATTGAAAAACCAGAATTGCAAGCAATTATTCGTAAATTATGCGGTATTTCAAAAAAAGTGCGGTGCTTGCAACACGTCTCCACCCAGTGGAATTCCACTTTTTTACATGCTTGAACGCTTATCGCACTCATCAACCTGAGTATGACGACACTCACGCCAGACGAGTGGAAAATATGTGAAGGCCTGTGTTACATACTCAAACCATGTGAAGAGGTGACAAAAGAAATCAGCAGCCAGCGGTATGTAACGGGGAGTCTCGTGATACCCTCGTCGGTTGTGATAAGGAGCGCTTGATGTCGGTAATTCaagatttgaaagaaagaaagaaagtattttgcGGATTATCTTGTACCTGGTACAGCAAACACGACTGTGAAGCTAGGTTCTATGCAGATTCAATTGAATGATGAGACGCCGGTCGTATACAGGCCTAATAAAATATCCCACGACGGAAAACTGCGTGTTAGGGAGATCGTGAAGGATTTACTTGATATATATTTGGCGAATCCCGAGTCGGAGTATTCGAGTTCAATGTTGCTGGTGAAGAAACGGGATGGAAGTGACAGGATGTGTGTAGATTTCCGGGCGTTACGGTTTGACCAACGCTCCTGTCGTTTACCAGCGAATAATATCTAACACCTTACGATCTTTTATTGACTCCGGCAAAGCTCTTGCATACATCGATGATGTATTGATCCCTAGCGAGACAGTCGAGGAAGGTCTTCAAGTTCTTCGCGAAATACTTTCAGACGCTGACCACTGCAGGATTTTCAATCAACTTGAAAAAGTGTAAGTTCCTTAGCAGTGAGGTTGAGTATTTAGGCAGGACGATCAGTAATGGTCAGGTGAGGCCGAGACAACGCAAAGTGGAGGCCCTGGTCAATGCTCGTGTACCCACAAACGTAAAAGAGATGAGACAGTTTTTTGGGTCTTGCGGGTTATTTCCGCAGGTACATACCTGGATACTCCCTTAAATCGGCGTGTATCGCAAACATAACCCGAAAAGGTGTTGTGTTCCAGTGGGGCCAACGTCCGGTCGTTTACTTTAGTAAGGTCACACAGGGTGCAGAGCCACGATACCACTCATACGAGTTGGAAACGTTGGCTGTGGTCAATGTGGCTTTGCAATATTTCCGAGCATATCTTATTGGCATGCGCTTTAAAGTAGTAACCGTTTTTTTTTGCGTTGAAACTGCTACTCAAGTCGTGCTCGAGCCACACTTGATTTGATAGCTCAAAATATTGCTTCTTCTTGAGTGCCGAGtttggtttattaatatgaaCGTATTTGACAACTCTCAGCTGAGAGGAGTGTGACATTAGTGACTGAAGTCCAATTTATTAATACGAGTGTGGATTGAAAAAAAGTCGGCCTGACATAGATCTACtcaaatctaaaaaatataactaCCCGCATTATTTAGCTTCATTCAGTCTCGTTGACTGTGCGCAGTTGGAAAGGTGTGCGATTATTGTGATAGTGCAGTTatagtgatttaaaaaaataattagtcaAGCAATCCGACACGATTTCTGCAAATGGAGCAAGTTGAGCAGCGTGCTGTGATTAAGTACCTCCATAAAAAGGGGttatcatatatataaaaaaggtCATCCATGAAGACATGGTCAGTACGTTAGGGGACTCCGTTCTGTCATattctttaataaaaaatgggTAGCTGAATTTAAGCGTGGTAGAGTGAGCGTGAAAGACGAACCCCGCTCTGGAAGGCCTTCAACCTCCACCACTGaggaaaatattagaaaagtaCTAGATTTAATTATGGGAGACCGTAGATTAAAAATTAGGGAGATGGCTGCCATAATAGGCATCTCCTACGAGCGGTGGACGCACATTTCGACTGTAAGGAAGAATTCTTTTTATTCAACGGTCTAAAGGCAATGGAGGTGGCAAAAGTGTATTGAACTTGATGGTGATTAcgtggaaaaataaaaatataattaatctcGTACGTGTTTATTTTCCTGGTGAGGCCGAGTACTTTTCAATCCACCCTCGTAATATTGATTTTAGATTTGTGATGGAGACTGCCGGATCCTCAGTTGCAATGCCAATTATCCAGGTTTGGTCCATGaccaatttattttcaataactcCGGAATAAAAGATGTGGTGAGGAGGCTACATACCAATAGAATTGGTGACTATTTTCTATTACAATAGTACAAGGGAAACAGATAATGGTACGAGGGAGAAGGAAAATAGTACACAGAAAGAGGACATAAGTTCtaagaaaaaggaaataaaaacagATACAACCAAAATATTAGGACTTACCTGGAATCACCACGATGACTACTTCAAGTACTCTGTGCACTTACCATCGACAGCCGGACCTGTAACCAAAAGATCTATAATATCAGATATTGCGAAACTCTTTGACCCACTTGGTTGGCTAGCTCCCAGTGTGGTATTAGCCaaaatattaattcaaaaaCTCTGGCTTACGGGTATCAGATGGGACGATGAAGTACCTCACACGTTAGTTCATGAGTGGCAAACTTATCGCAATGAGTTATGTCAACTTGTGAAAGTTCGCATACCGAGATGGCTTGGTATGAAACAAGACGACATAGTCGTTGAGTTGCATGGCTTCAGCGATGCTTCGAAGGTGGCTTATGCGGCAGTACTCTATGTTCGTACAGTAGATCAAGCGGGTGAAGTTAATGTGGCTTTATTGGTAGCAAGAACGAAGGTTGTGCCTATTAAACAGATCAGTGTACCACGTTTAGAGCTGTGTGGTGCATTGTTGCTGGCTCGCATGTTGAGTGAAGTAGCGCAAATAATGCGCATCGAGAAAGATAAAGTCCGTGCTTGGACAAACTCCACAGTCGCACAGTGGTCCCATTTAGAAAATTTGTGGACATAGGACCGAAAGTCGGAATTTCGACctgatttgttttttataagatAGCTCTTGACTAGACTAACAACTTTTATTCAGTAGAAAATCTCTAGGATTGATAGTTttcgagaaaaaaaatattgtttatttttttgtatggaacaaaatacatttttttttctagagttGGGCTCATTTGGCGCGGGTTTCGCGTTCATAGGGTGTTAGACCAATATGTTCTGTACCAAAAACTAATTTTACCTTCTGCCGCCACCTGCCGCCCCGCGAATAAAGAGTGATTGAAAATCTCGAAATTAATTGCCGATATTTCGTAAACTACTTGCCTTAGCTGAATTATTTTTATGGGTTTGCTATGTATTACATTTTAGACAACTACTAAGTTCGTAAAAAGcagcaaaaataataaaattgaaacttttattttttttaatatgatagCTGACGAGTTTCAGAAACTAAGGGAAATAGATGCAAATCGGTAAAGTATATCCTTAAACCTTTCAAAAGGTTagtcaaaacaacaaaaacacgCATACTTATGCATGCACCCTTTGAAGATAAACAAACAAATGAGTCATCATTATACTTTGCTCCGATTGGCTGTATTAGCTCAGGTAGCTCGGGCGCCGGGCGTACCGTCACGTAATGAGGTTCTAATCATGTGTATTAATATCACACACCTAATTGTTTGACCCCATTCTGTTCTTGAACCTTAACTGTGAAAGGATATAGAAGTTACTATTTGCAATGGCTGGTTTTGGaagttatttagattttttccttattttaagGGAAAGTGATGATTTAAAAGATTACGatcttttactaaataaaatagtgTCAAAGATACCAAACGAAATATCTGAAGGTGATCGTTTAAAAATTCGGGAATTTTCCCGAGAATTCACGAAGCGTTTAACTAAAAAGTGGATTGAAGCAAACAGGTATGAAAAAACATTTATGAATCGGGAAGGAAATCGCAAGTGGTTGGGATCAACAATTAAATGGCCAATGTGTGACACATGTGACCTAAATGCTATTATGGCTATTCCTGGGGAAACACCTGATGAAGACACGGAGAATACGACTGCTGAGTTACCGATCGAATCTGTCAGCACTACAGACGCATCGACTTCGACTAGACAAGAGAAAAGGGTGCCATTTACAGATTTAAGTAACAAGCAAAAGAAAAGACGGTCGAGCTCCTTTGTGGCTGAAAATACCGAAGAAGAACttcagtattattatatatcaaagTTAAAGGAAAATGGGAAATCGGCTTTGGCAAAAATTATAGAGCATCTTAGCAATCACACTGATTCATTGGAAGAAGTATCaaagttaatatttaaaaaagcggATAACCAAAAGCCCTTTTGTGAAGATAAATCTTTAGCGCTCAGCACATCGCTTGATCTATCAAAATGGAAATATCTGGTGCTAAGGAAGCTTCTTTTGGATGAAGGCTCTACTTCGCTGCCATCTTACCAGAAGCTTCTTGAGGCTAAAAAACGGTGTTACCCATCTGAAGAACACGTGGAAGTGACAGAAACAGGTGCTCGCATCAGGTAATtatcaaatgttttatttagaaGCAATTGCTATTCAGTATCTGAGTCcaatcaatgttttttattttattacaatcaaTATTTTATCAATCTTTATGTTTTTACTTTGTAGGTTACAAGGACTATTGGACCACACAATCAAAAGGATTATGCAAGACATGGGACCTATCAGAGCTTCTTCGGAGCTAAAATTGACATGGAAGTGGGGCCTTGATGGATCATCTTCTCAGAGCCAATATAAACAGAAATCATCGAATCTCGAATTTGATGATTCGGCTCTTGTGATGACAAGCATAGTGCCTCTGCGATTGGTTGACTCTGCAGGGATGACTATCTGGGAAAACCCAAATCCTTCGTCTACGTTTTATTGCAGACCTGTGAAGTTCACGTTTATTTCCGAAACTGCCTCAATTATAAAGACAGAGCACTTAGAAATGGAGCGCGAAATTTCAGAATTGGTACCAACGCAGTGTGGTTCTGTGGACATCGTTCATGAACTGCATATGACGATGATAGATGGGAAAGTGGCAAATGTCATCGCTGACGTCCCTTCGGCAGCAACGTGTCCCATTTGTCTGGCAAAACCAAGCGAGATGAACAATTTGGGACTTTTAGCCATGAAACCTATTCGCGATGATTTGTGCCGCTACGGAATTTCGTCGCTACATATGAAAATAAGATCTATGGAGTGTCTACTTCATATATCTTATAATATGGATTTTCAACGCTGGAGTGCACGAGGGGAGCACAAAGCATTGAAAGAGGCGAAGAAAAATGCCACGCAGCAAGAGTTTCGTGAAGAGACGGGACTCCTTATAGATATTGTTAAACaggtacttattttgtttctttattgaCAAAGACCTTaaacattttgaaattaaatttttcatgtttcaaataattttatattttcttgcaGGGTTTTGGAACAACAAATGACGGAAATACTGCAAGGCGCTTCTTCCAAGACTACAAAAGATCATCCAGAATAACCGGGATTGATGAAAATTTAATTCTACGGTTTGCTGTTATTTTACAAGTAATAGCTTCAGAAAAGAAGATCAATATTGAGAAGTTCAGAAGCTATTGCAAAGAAACGGCAGAATTATTTGTACATTTGTATCCATGGTACTATATGCCAGCAAGTGTATATAAACTGCTGCTGCATGGAGCAGAAATATGCAGTCACTTTGGACTTCTACCAATTGGTATGTTAGAtagttttagtaattttaatgtACTATAATCTATTTACTATTTCGCGCTTAATTAAATATGCATTATTTTTACAGGAACCTTATCAGAAGAAGCCTCGGAAGCTCGCAACAAAGATTTCAGAAATGTGAGAGAAAAACACACGAGGAAAAAAGGAAGAATCGTTGCAAACGAGGACATTCTCTACGGACTTTTAATAAGTTCAGACCCGCACATTTCCCGAATAAGGCCGAAATTTTCAAAGGAAACTCATCAGTCATTATATGATGATGCTGTTAATTTGCTTCATTTTGAGGACCCTGACTTTGAAGAAGAGGAATGCTCTCAAGCAGAACCTGAAGACATTTCTGATCCACTGGAATAAAAAATCGATGGCTAGATAAAATCCAGCTCCCAGTTACAAACAGTCCTTTTCAGGGCTACAATACATCTTTATGTTTCAAACGacatcatgtacctacttttcaATAGTGCGTTGGAAGTTACATCATTAGGTGCGGTCACAATACGTCCAAGCTACCTGAGCTAATACAGCCAATCGGAGCAAAGTATAATGATGACTCATTTGTTTGTTTATCTTCAAAGGGTGCATGCATAAGTATGcgtgtttttgttgttttgactAACCTTTTGAAAGATTTAAGGATATACTTTACCGATTTGCATCTTATAATACTATTTCCCTTAGTTTCTGAAACTCGTCAActatcatattaaaaaaaataaaagtttcaattttattatttttgctgCTTTTTACGAACTTAGTAGTTGTCTAAAATGTAATACATAGCAAACCCATAAAAATAATTCAGCTAAGGCAAGTAGTTTACGAAATATCGGCAATTAATTTCGAGATTTTCAATCACTTTATTCGCGGGGCGGCAGGTGGCGGCAGAAGGTAAAATTAGTTTTTGGTACAGAACATATTGGTCTAACACAACAAATGCGCCCaactctagaaaaaaaaaatgtattttgttccatacaaaaaaataaacaatattttttttctcgaaAACTATCAATCCTAGAGATTTTCTACTGAATAAAAGTTGTTAGTCTAGTCAAGAGCTatcttataaaaaacaaatcagGTCGAAATTCCGACTTTCGGTCCTATGTCCACAAATTTTCAAAATGGGACCACTGTGAGTCGTCTTAGCCTGGCTGAACAGTCATCCCAGCAAATGGAAGACCTTAAAGTCACCGTACTTACCAGTGAAAggtttaatttgtatttgagGCAGATTGAGCTTGGCAGCCGTGACAGACGACTTTGACGGCGTGTTAGACTTCTCGGTACGCATAGCCGTACCAGAGAGCAAAGACAGTTGGCTGCTCAGGGAACTAAGGGCCGAGTAATACTTGTCCTCCATGGACTCCACATCCTCCTTGTCGTCATCACTAAGTTGTATTATTTCCACATTAAACTGCTCGTACTCCTTGAAAGAAGTCTCAAGCCGCGACTTGCGAATGTTTAAGGTGTCCATAGTCGCCTTGTTGAATTGTTATTGTCTCACATGCAACAAATATGGTAGTAACGTCATGAGGTAGCTGAAAACAGAGAAGAGTTGACGGAGTGTTCCACTGCCAGTGGAACACTGATGGCTATTATAGCTTTAGAACGCCAGAACACGGATCTACGCGAGACACAATATCAAATCTGTTGTCTGGTacctcggcagatgagaggttaattaCTAAACggcccacgcacgccttccaaaagtccgggactccataggcccgagatatgaaaatgacatacaaataataataattttattcatgtacAATAGTTACAACTTTTGACATCGCATTTCATTAATATGTAGTGAACATTAAAGCTGTGTTAAGTGTGCCATTGCATTGTATATAGTTAGTAGCTATTTATGTCCATAGAGATGTTGTTAAACTATAAGCTTATatcattttatattatcatatcgttaaatagataaaaagataactgtatgtatattttaatgttattattaagtttattctatacctacttactaatatgtaGTAAGCCTCCCCGCATGGGTGACTTGCTAGAGGCCATTTACCATTTGTGGTGTAGATCTTTTTGGACCGAAGGCAGAGGCCTAAACGCTACGGCGTTATCTTTACTTCTATGACAGTGCGGGCTATACATCTTGATATCGTGCCAAGTTTAACTACGGATTCCCTCATCATGGCTTTGCAGAGAATGGCCAATGGGATGAATGGGCAATCTACGCGGAGCTAGTGCAGAGCTAAAAAGAGCTTATAAAGAGATGGATCACGATAAAATAGTTTCCGAATCCCTCAATAAGGGACTGAACTGGAATTTTATACCTCCCGGCAGCCCACATATGGGGGGTGCATGGGAAAGGCTCATTTGGAGCGTGAAAACCACCTTAGGGGTGATATTGAAAGAGAGAGCGCCCCAAGAAGAAACACTCGCAACGCTAATGTGCGAAGTAGAAGCGATTGTGAACAGTCGGCCGTTAACATTTGGGATGTA contains:
- the LOC126370435 gene encoding uncharacterized protein LOC126370435; the encoded protein is MAGFGSYLDFFLILRESDDLKDYDLLLNKIVSKIPNEISEGDRLKIREFSREFTKRLTKKWIEANRYEKTFMNREGNRKWLGSTIKWPMCDTCDLNAIMAIPGETPDEDTENTTAELPIESVSTTDASTSTRQEKRVPFTDLSNKQKKRRSSSFVAENTEEELQYYYISKLKENGKSALAKIIEHLSNHTDSLEEVSKLIFKKADNQKPFCEDKSLALSTSLDLSKWKYLVLRKLLLDEGSTSLPSYQKLLEAKKRCYPSEEHVEVTETGARIRLQGLLDHTIKRIMQDMGPIRASSELKLTWKWGLDGSSSQSQYKQKSSNLEFDDSALVMTSIVPLRLVDSAGMTIWENPNPSSTFYCRPVKFTFISETASIIKTEHLEMEREISELVPTQCGSVDIVHELHMTMIDGKVANVIADVPSAATCPICLAKPSEMNNLGLLAMKPIRDDLCRYGISSLHMKIRSMECLLHISYNMDFQRWSARGEHKALKEAKKNATQQEFREETGLLIDIVKQGFGTTNDGNTARRFFQDYKRSSRITGIDENLILRFAVILQVIASEKKINIEKFRSYCKETAELFVHLYPWYYMPASVYKLLLHGAEICSHFGLLPIGTLSEEASEARNKDFRNVREKHTRKKGRIVANEDILYGLLISSDPHISRIRPKFSKETHQSLYDDAVNLLHFEDPDFEEEECSQAEPEDISDPLE